One window of the Runella slithyformis DSM 19594 genome contains the following:
- a CDS encoding DUF5009 domain-containing protein — protein sequence MQITLKRVPSIDAFRALTMLLMIFVNDFWSLSGIPYWLEHAKAEEDFLGFSDIIFPCFLFILGMAIPFAVQNRIAKGDTRWQIVRHIILRSVALIVMGIFTVNIPELNAQATGMRSEWFQILMVVGFFLIWNVYPKTDALQKYIFMGLQVAGVALLAYLALIFRGGEAEALTGMRPQWWGILGLIGWTYLTCALIYLFAYQNSTWLMLAGALFSLCTIAGHVGWPKAIWPSGPSDWILGNGAFHAFAMLGLLATLLMEWLYKKNKRTHVPSIFTSIGVSLVLIGLLLRNFFIISKIQATPTWVFLCSGIAFMLFAVIYFWVDLRGKAQWFTPIKAAGTATLTCYLIPYVYYSVANLLPFALPEVLKFGLIGLIKSLVYAFIVIGIATVLGRMNIKLKI from the coding sequence GTGCAAATTACCCTAAAACGAGTACCCTCCATTGATGCTTTTCGTGCCCTGACCATGCTGCTCATGATTTTTGTGAATGATTTCTGGTCATTGTCCGGCATTCCCTATTGGCTCGAACACGCCAAAGCAGAAGAAGATTTTCTGGGATTTTCAGATATTATCTTTCCCTGCTTCCTGTTTATTCTCGGCATGGCGATTCCCTTTGCCGTTCAGAATCGTATTGCCAAAGGGGATACCCGTTGGCAGATTGTTCGACACATTATTTTGCGTTCCGTTGCATTGATCGTGATGGGGATTTTTACCGTCAATATTCCGGAACTTAATGCGCAGGCAACGGGGATGCGAAGCGAATGGTTTCAGATCCTGATGGTGGTCGGTTTTTTTCTGATCTGGAACGTCTATCCTAAAACAGACGCTCTGCAAAAGTATATTTTTATGGGATTGCAGGTAGCAGGCGTCGCGCTACTGGCCTATTTAGCCCTTATCTTCCGGGGAGGTGAAGCGGAGGCGCTTACCGGCATGCGGCCGCAGTGGTGGGGAATCCTGGGCCTTATCGGCTGGACGTATCTTACCTGCGCGCTTATTTATCTGTTTGCTTACCAAAACTCAACTTGGCTCATGCTTGCGGGGGCTTTGTTTTCTTTGTGTACCATTGCCGGTCATGTGGGCTGGCCGAAAGCGATTTGGCCTTCCGGACCGAGTGATTGGATCTTGGGAAACGGCGCTTTTCATGCCTTTGCCATGCTGGGGTTGTTGGCCACCTTATTGATGGAATGGTTGTACAAAAAAAATAAACGAACGCACGTCCCGTCTATTTTTACAAGCATTGGGGTATCATTAGTGCTGATAGGACTGCTTTTGCGGAACTTCTTTATTATTTCCAAAATTCAGGCGACGCCTACGTGGGTGTTTCTTTGCAGTGGCATTGCCTTTATGTTGTTTGCTGTCATCTATTTTTGGGTGGATCTGCGCGGAAAAGCCCAATGGTTTACGCCCATCAAGGCAGCCGGCACCGCTACGCTAACCTGTTATCTGATTCCGTACGTGTATTACAGCGTGGCTAATCTGTTGCCTTTTGCGTTGCCGGAAGTCCTGAAATTTGGACTCATTGGGCTTATCAAATCGTTGGTGTATGCCTTTATCGTGATCGGTATTGCGACGGTTTTGGGAAGAATGAATATCAAACTGAAAATCTAG
- a CDS encoding DUF58 domain-containing protein — protein sequence MSTRTLDVARVRQYGNLEFLARQLVEGFITGLHKSPFHGFSVEFAEHRLYNTGETTRHIDWKVYGKTDRLFVKRYEEETNLRCHLLIDTSSSMYYPEPNHDKITFSAMAAAGIANLLQRQKDAVSLCTFSDVIEIQTPIKSTPSHVHKIFLDLESILQKPKDLRKTAVADVLHLIAEKIHKRSLVVIFSDMFEDIHQTDRIFSAMQHLRHNLHEVLLFHVTDRRTEEEFAFDDRPYEFIDLESGEKVKVQPGQVKKHYQEAIKKYYHDLKLKCGQYKIDFIEADVAKGYDQILSAYLVKRNKMR from the coding sequence ATGAGCACACGTACTTTAGATGTTGCACGGGTTAGACAATACGGTAACCTTGAGTTTTTGGCTCGGCAGTTGGTAGAAGGTTTTATCACCGGCCTTCACAAATCCCCTTTTCACGGCTTCTCGGTCGAATTTGCCGAACACCGCCTTTACAATACGGGCGAAACTACCCGGCATATTGACTGGAAAGTGTACGGCAAGACCGACCGCCTGTTTGTCAAACGCTACGAAGAGGAGACCAATCTCCGCTGCCATTTATTGATAGACACCTCGTCGTCAATGTACTATCCGGAGCCCAATCACGACAAGATCACGTTCAGCGCGATGGCGGCGGCCGGCATTGCCAATCTGCTGCAACGCCAGAAAGACGCCGTGAGCCTTTGCACGTTTTCGGATGTCATTGAAATACAGACGCCTATCAAGTCTACGCCTTCGCACGTCCACAAGATATTTCTGGATCTGGAAAGCATTCTCCAAAAGCCCAAAGACCTGCGCAAGACTGCCGTAGCGGATGTACTGCACCTGATCGCCGAAAAGATCCATAAACGCTCGTTGGTGGTTATTTTCAGCGATATGTTTGAAGATATCCATCAAACCGATCGCATTTTTTCGGCCATGCAGCACCTGCGCCATAACCTTCATGAAGTGTTGCTGTTTCATGTCACCGACCGCCGTACGGAAGAAGAATTCGCCTTTGACGACCGTCCCTATGAATTTATTGACCTCGAATCGGGTGAAAAAGTAAAGGTACAGCCCGGACAGGTGAAGAAACACTATCAGGAAGCGATCAAAAAATACTACCATGACTTGAAACTGAAATGCGGTCAATACAAAATTGATTTCATCGAAGCCGACGTAGCCAAAGGCTATGACCAGATTTTGTCGGCGTATTTGGTAAAGAGAAACAAGATGCGTTGA
- a CDS encoding alpha-amylase family protein, translated as MKTTIKALLWLVADLFVASVVAQPSPKLPPRMNSSQTDKIVLYQIYTRLFGNLNTTNKFYGTRDENGTGKFNDITDTALKELKKFGISHVWYTGVIEHATMTDYSAYGILKDNPYVVKGIAGSPYAIKDYYDVNPDLAVDVRHRMAEFEALVARSHKANLKVLIDFVPNHVARQYTSDVKPEGVKDFGEEDQRDQAFHPQNNFYYLPDRKFSVPDNVPVPPGIATVPYEEFPAKATGNDVFSAKPSINDWFETVKLNYGVDYLNHRRKHFNPIPNTWLKMRDILLYWAAKGVDGFRCDMAEMVPFEFWGWVIPEVKKVNPDLIFVAEIYNPAEYRNYLFNGKFDYLYDKVGLYDSLRRLMEGHGHTADITRVWQQESGDFANRMVRFLENHDEHRIASKYFAKNPFYAIPAMVVSATLHSGPLMLYFGQEVGVTPTVAEGFSGDDGRTTMFDYWGVPEYQAWVNGGKFDGGKLNEEQKKLRGFYADLLALVNGSDAVRNGAFYDLQYANNNGQRAGYNAAKHYAYLRHTDKQKLLIVCNFDLQNGMQTTVSIPAHAWETMGLSPTGKYSLKEIFHHPQTMTVEATTGVPVMMSENSVRIFEIKVPK; from the coding sequence ATGAAAACTACTATAAAAGCCTTACTGTGGCTTGTTGCCGATTTATTTGTTGCAAGTGTAGTCGCTCAACCGTCACCCAAATTACCACCGCGCATGAATTCCTCTCAAACTGACAAAATCGTTCTGTACCAAATTTACACCCGCCTGTTTGGAAATCTGAATACCACCAACAAATTCTACGGGACCCGCGACGAAAACGGCACCGGAAAATTTAATGATATCACCGATACTGCCCTGAAAGAACTGAAAAAATTCGGGATTTCCCACGTCTGGTACACGGGTGTGATCGAGCATGCGACCATGACCGATTATTCGGCCTACGGTATTCTCAAAGATAATCCTTATGTTGTTAAAGGGATTGCAGGCTCGCCGTATGCCATCAAAGATTACTACGATGTCAATCCCGATCTGGCGGTGGATGTGCGTCATCGGATGGCGGAGTTTGAAGCGCTGGTAGCCCGCTCACACAAAGCCAATCTGAAAGTCCTCATTGATTTTGTCCCCAACCACGTTGCACGGCAGTATACATCGGACGTCAAACCCGAAGGGGTGAAAGATTTTGGCGAAGAAGACCAACGCGATCAGGCTTTTCATCCCCAAAACAATTTTTATTATTTGCCCGACCGGAAGTTTTCAGTGCCGGACAATGTGCCGGTGCCGCCGGGTATTGCCACCGTTCCGTACGAAGAATTTCCCGCTAAAGCGACCGGTAACGACGTTTTTTCGGCTAAGCCAAGTATTAATGACTGGTTTGAAACCGTGAAACTGAATTATGGGGTCGATTACCTCAACCACCGCCGTAAACATTTTAACCCGATTCCGAATACCTGGCTCAAAATGCGGGATATCCTGCTGTATTGGGCGGCCAAAGGCGTTGACGGTTTTCGGTGCGATATGGCTGAAATGGTGCCGTTTGAATTTTGGGGATGGGTGATTCCCGAAGTAAAAAAAGTAAATCCCGATCTCATATTTGTGGCTGAGATCTACAATCCTGCCGAGTATCGCAATTACCTTTTTAACGGAAAGTTTGATTACCTTTACGATAAAGTCGGTCTCTACGATTCGCTGCGACGCCTCATGGAAGGGCACGGGCATACTGCCGATATTACGCGGGTATGGCAGCAGGAATCGGGCGATTTTGCCAATCGAATGGTACGCTTTTTGGAAAACCATGACGAGCATCGCATTGCTTCCAAGTACTTTGCCAAAAATCCGTTTTATGCTATCCCTGCGATGGTGGTGTCGGCAACGTTACATTCCGGGCCGTTGATGCTGTATTTCGGGCAGGAAGTGGGCGTGACTCCCACCGTTGCCGAAGGCTTTTCGGGTGACGACGGCCGAACGACCATGTTTGACTATTGGGGCGTACCCGAATATCAGGCGTGGGTCAACGGCGGAAAATTTGACGGCGGAAAGCTCAACGAAGAACAAAAAAAACTGCGCGGTTTTTATGCTGACCTGCTGGCCTTGGTGAATGGCAGCGATGCCGTCCGAAACGGCGCGTTCTACGATTTGCAATATGCCAATAACAACGGACAGCGTGCGGGCTACAACGCTGCCAAACACTATGCGTATCTGCGTCATACCGACAAGCAGAAGCTATTGATCGTGTGTAATTTTGATTTGCAGAACGGTATGCAAACGACCGTCAGCATTCCCGCTCACGCGTGGGAAACAATGGGTCTTTCACCTACCGGAAAGTATAGCCTGAAAGAGATTTTTCATCATCCTCAAACCATGACCGTTGAAGCGACAACCGGAGTGCCCGTAATGATGAGTGAGAACAGCGTTCGGATCTTTGAGATAAAAGTCCCTAAATGA
- a CDS encoding MarR family winged helix-turn-helix transcriptional regulator, whose amino-acid sequence MTHPSDSRAYFFKIDTTIKKIRNVLQKRFNDSGFDLTVDQWVLIDHVARNEGISQNTLADLTTKDAPTVTRILDLLVKKGLVERRMSEEDRRKFNIYLLPEGTKTFEMVLPVVKEIRRQGWGELNEEDYEHFVRIMDSIYRNFSES is encoded by the coding sequence ATGACTCACCCTTCTGATTCCCGTGCGTATTTTTTTAAAATTGATACAACCATCAAGAAAATCCGAAATGTGTTGCAAAAACGTTTCAACGATTCGGGGTTTGACTTGACCGTTGACCAATGGGTATTGATCGACCACGTAGCCAGAAATGAGGGAATCAGCCAAAATACATTAGCCGACTTGACCACCAAAGATGCTCCAACCGTGACGCGTATCCTGGATCTGCTCGTAAAAAAAGGGTTGGTCGAACGGCGTATGTCGGAAGAAGATCGTCGTAAGTTCAATATTTACTTACTTCCGGAAGGAACAAAAACCTTTGAAATGGTTTTGCCCGTGGTCAAAGAAATCCGTCGTCAGGGCTGGGGAGAGCTGAACGAAGAGGATTACGAGCACTTTGTGAGAATCATGGATTCTATCTACCGAAATTTCAGCGAATCATAG
- the ychF gene encoding redox-regulated ATPase YchF: MSLQCGIVGLPNVGKSTLFSALSSAKAEAANYPFCTIEPNVGVVEVPDERMQILEGLVKPQRMVPTIVEIVDIAGLVRGASKGQGLGNQFLANIREVDAIIHVVRCFADDNIVHVEGRVNPVSDKEIIDLELQLKDLESIEKKFARVEKSARVGDAKAKVELEIITRVKNALLQGKSVRAVGLTEEEKAAIADLQLLTIKPVIYVANVDESAIINGNEYVDQLKAAVAEENADVIVLCAAIESEIAEMEDPEERAVFLEEYGLKESGLNRLIRASYHILNLITYFTAGVKEVRAWTIQRGWKAPQAAGVIHTDFEKGFIRAEVIKLSDYEKYKTEAACRDAGKISVEGKEYVVQDGDIMHFRFNV, from the coding sequence ATGTCTCTCCAATGCGGTATTGTCGGATTGCCTAATGTGGGCAAATCCACCTTGTTTAGTGCATTATCAAGTGCAAAGGCTGAAGCAGCCAATTATCCCTTCTGTACCATTGAACCCAACGTAGGCGTGGTGGAAGTGCCCGACGAACGGATGCAAATTCTGGAAGGCCTGGTGAAGCCCCAGCGGATGGTGCCTACCATCGTCGAAATCGTTGATATTGCCGGGCTGGTACGCGGTGCCAGCAAAGGGCAGGGACTGGGAAATCAATTTTTGGCTAATATTCGGGAAGTGGACGCGATCATTCACGTGGTGCGCTGCTTTGCCGATGATAACATCGTCCACGTAGAAGGGCGCGTTAATCCGGTCAGTGATAAGGAGATCATTGATCTGGAGCTTCAATTGAAGGATTTGGAATCCATTGAGAAAAAATTTGCACGCGTCGAAAAATCCGCTCGGGTGGGAGATGCCAAGGCTAAAGTGGAGCTTGAGATCATTACCCGGGTCAAAAATGCGTTGTTGCAGGGGAAAAGCGTGCGTGCCGTTGGCCTCACGGAAGAAGAAAAAGCGGCCATTGCCGACTTACAATTGCTCACCATTAAGCCCGTCATCTACGTGGCCAATGTGGACGAAAGCGCGATTATCAACGGCAATGAATACGTGGATCAATTGAAGGCAGCTGTTGCCGAAGAAAATGCGGATGTGATCGTACTGTGTGCTGCCATTGAATCAGAAATTGCCGAAATGGAAGACCCGGAAGAGCGGGCAGTATTTTTGGAAGAATACGGACTGAAAGAATCCGGACTCAACCGATTGATTCGGGCATCGTATCATATCCTGAACCTGATTACTTACTTTACGGCAGGTGTCAAAGAAGTACGGGCGTGGACCATTCAGCGGGGCTGGAAAGCGCCGCAGGCGGCCGGGGTGATTCACACGGACTTTGAAAAAGGATTTATTCGCGCGGAAGTGATAAAACTGAGCGACTACGAAAAATACAAAACCGAAGCTGCCTGTCGTGATGCGGGCAAAATTTCGGTGGAAGGAAAAGAATACGTGGTGCAGGATGGAGATATCATGCACTTCCGTTTTAACGTCTAA
- a CDS encoding MFS transporter: protein MPASRISVSLIFFICGCIYTNWSTRLPTIQSLFSLSNSTLGLLLLCVAIGSLTSMPLTGWLIARKGSKFATMLSLLLFCCSLFIFPLLSVTWHLATFFYIIGVFMGALDVAMNAQAVAIEQRYQAPMMSSFHAIFSVGMMLGALSGSFFVQFSTTFHFTVISTACLVIAMGCVFFLIPDTVKPSNEGIALRLPDRSMLFMGLIAFCAMLGEGAMADWSTNYLKNVLQTNAATAPLGLSAFSAAMTLGRFGGDKIRTKWGDRRLIMANSALALLGLVLALLVPSIWVAISGLFLVGLGLSTIIPIVYSVAGHNKSLPNGVGLAMVTTLGYFGFLFGPPVIGFLADSQGLRTALAFVVLLFGIMLALSRKIEE, encoded by the coding sequence ATGCCTGCAAGTCGCATCTCTGTCAGTTTGATTTTTTTTATTTGTGGATGTATCTACACCAATTGGAGTACTCGATTACCTACGATTCAGAGCCTTTTTTCGCTCAGTAACAGCACATTGGGACTGTTGTTACTCTGTGTAGCCATCGGCTCGCTTACTTCCATGCCGCTGACCGGCTGGCTCATTGCGCGCAAGGGCAGCAAATTTGCCACGATGCTGTCGCTGTTATTATTCTGCTGTTCGCTGTTTATATTTCCTTTGCTTTCGGTAACATGGCATCTGGCAACGTTCTTTTACATTATCGGGGTGTTTATGGGAGCGCTCGATGTGGCCATGAATGCGCAGGCGGTGGCGATTGAGCAGCGGTATCAGGCACCGATGATGTCATCGTTTCACGCTATTTTCAGCGTGGGAATGATGCTGGGAGCGTTGAGCGGCTCTTTTTTTGTGCAATTTTCCACCACGTTTCATTTTACGGTCATTTCGACGGCGTGCTTGGTGATTGCGATGGGCTGTGTTTTCTTCTTAATTCCGGATACCGTCAAACCTTCCAATGAAGGAATTGCTTTGCGATTGCCCGATCGCTCCATGCTTTTCATGGGGTTAATTGCTTTCTGTGCCATGTTGGGAGAGGGGGCTATGGCCGATTGGAGCACCAATTACCTGAAGAATGTTCTGCAAACCAATGCGGCCACGGCACCTTTGGGACTCTCGGCTTTTTCGGCGGCTATGACCTTGGGTCGCTTCGGCGGCGATAAGATTCGGACGAAGTGGGGAGACCGACGCCTTATCATGGCCAATTCTGCTTTGGCCCTGCTGGGCCTGGTGCTGGCATTGCTCGTTCCTTCGATATGGGTAGCCATCAGTGGGCTATTTCTGGTGGGATTAGGCCTTTCCACCATTATTCCCATTGTATACAGCGTGGCCGGGCATAACAAATCTCTGCCCAACGGGGTGGGGCTGGCAATGGTCACTACATTGGGCTATTTCGGATTTTTGTTTGGCCCGCCGGTCATCGGTTTTCTGGCCGATTCGCAGGGACTACGAACCGCGCTGGCCTTCGTTGTACTGCTTTTTGGGATAATGCTGGCCTTGAGTCGGAAGATAGAAGAATAA
- a CDS encoding DUF3276 family protein yields MEDKDREKIYSKRVKAGKRTYFFDVRSTRSNDYYLTITESRRFPQGDGFAYEKHKMFLYKEDFDKFVDALQDTVNHIKTELMPNIDFSQYAVREEEDYSGSDLKWE; encoded by the coding sequence GTGGAAGACAAAGACAGAGAAAAAATCTACTCAAAGCGCGTAAAAGCCGGTAAAAGAACTTACTTTTTTGATGTACGTTCGACTCGTTCCAATGATTATTACCTGACAATCACCGAGAGTCGCCGTTTTCCGCAGGGAGACGGGTTTGCTTATGAAAAACACAAGATGTTTCTCTACAAAGAAGACTTCGATAAGTTTGTGGATGCTCTTCAGGATACGGTAAATCACATCAAAACAGAATTAATGCCGAATATTGATTTCTCACAGTACGCTGTGCGCGAGGAAGAAGATTACAGCGGTAGCGATCTGAAGTGGGAGTAA
- a CDS encoding septal ring lytic transglycosylase RlpA family protein, which produces MYSTAFYLVLLLSFFTLNSASAQMLGKEEEGKASFYNKMFDGRQTASGEKFDQKELTAAHRSLPINTMIEVTNLSNNKSVVVRVNDRGPFHHKRLIDLTRAAAEHLGFIQTGIASVKLRVVGMEGMILLGNNEIITDSGDIIEKANKL; this is translated from the coding sequence ATGTATTCTACTGCATTTTATTTAGTTTTACTGCTGTCGTTTTTTACATTAAATTCTGCCTCAGCGCAAATGTTGGGCAAAGAAGAAGAAGGGAAAGCATCTTTTTACAACAAAATGTTTGACGGTCGGCAGACCGCTTCCGGCGAAAAATTTGACCAAAAAGAGTTGACCGCCGCGCATCGTTCACTTCCTATCAACACAATGATCGAAGTAACGAATTTATCAAACAATAAATCGGTGGTTGTACGAGTTAATGACCGAGGCCCTTTTCATCATAAACGCCTGATCGACCTGACCCGCGCTGCGGCAGAACACCTGGGATTTATTCAGACCGGCATTGCGTCAGTCAAGCTCAGGGTAGTTGGCATGGAAGGAATGATATTGCTGGGAAATAACGAAATCATTACTGACTCGGGAGATATTATTGAAAAGGCCAACAAACTTTAA
- a CDS encoding glycosyltransferase, whose amino-acid sequence MHKSHPHPRILLLSTVHSTSDPRIAGKIAPSLSPHFDVFTALSIHKEDDRRFLPNRHFIPLPYFRRLLWRLLLVHPVVLWKFLFIRPRIVHIFVAELLPLAFIFRWLGAEVIYEVQENLYKKLPLKSYNRSWVFEYLFRYFDHRARRLFKFVFTEDAYLNEYRNLQKPYAIVHNFAASEWLSRPFPVPDLRQPAFFYAGVISFERAFDTMMRALVIVKRRYPTVCLHLFGHLRISPKALKAHPAYPAIHDRLFFHGYVSQTGAFDYAGKALAGIALLKPVGDYADSYPTKLFDYMALGLPVITSDLPLLKAVVEPAQCGFCVSPYDADALADVMIACIEQPEPLRVMGENGRKAVKASYNWEKEAEKLVALYLK is encoded by the coding sequence ATGCACAAATCGCACCCGCACCCAAGAATTTTATTGCTCAGTACGGTTCATTCCACCTCGGATCCGCGGATTGCGGGAAAAATCGCCCCAAGTTTATCCCCGCATTTTGACGTATTTACGGCTCTATCCATTCACAAGGAAGACGACCGCCGATTCCTGCCAAACCGTCATTTCATTCCACTCCCTTATTTCCGCCGGCTCCTTTGGCGACTATTGTTGGTCCACCCGGTTGTACTTTGGAAGTTCCTGTTTATCAGGCCTCGCATCGTACATATTTTTGTGGCGGAATTGTTGCCGTTGGCTTTTATCTTTCGGTGGCTTGGGGCAGAAGTGATATACGAGGTGCAGGAGAACCTCTACAAAAAACTTCCTCTCAAATCGTACAATCGCAGCTGGGTGTTCGAGTACCTTTTTCGGTATTTTGACCACCGGGCACGACGCCTCTTTAAATTCGTTTTTACGGAAGATGCGTACTTAAATGAGTACCGAAATCTCCAAAAGCCTTACGCCATTGTCCATAATTTTGCCGCTTCCGAGTGGCTTTCCCGCCCTTTTCCCGTACCTGATCTACGACAACCCGCCTTTTTTTACGCCGGAGTCATCAGTTTCGAAAGGGCTTTTGACACCATGATGCGGGCGTTGGTTATCGTCAAACGCCGCTATCCGACCGTTTGCCTTCATCTCTTCGGGCATTTGCGAATTTCGCCAAAAGCTCTGAAAGCGCATCCTGCTTATCCGGCAATTCACGACAGGTTGTTTTTTCACGGCTATGTATCCCAAACAGGAGCCTTTGATTATGCAGGCAAAGCACTGGCAGGCATTGCCCTGCTCAAACCCGTCGGCGATTACGCCGACTCGTACCCTACGAAGCTGTTTGATTATATGGCGCTGGGCCTGCCGGTCATCACGTCTGATCTGCCTTTGCTGAAAGCGGTCGTCGAGCCGGCTCAATGCGGGTTTTGCGTATCTCCTTATGATGCCGATGCCCTGGCCGACGTCATGATAGCATGCATTGAACAACCCGAGCCACTGCGCGTCATGGGCGAAAATGGACGTAAGGCCGTTAAAGCGTCTTACAACTGGGAAAAGGAAGCGGAGAAATTAGTAGCACTGTATTTGAAATGA
- the greA gene encoding transcription elongation factor GreA gives MAKIQYYTEEGLNKLKAELQDLKTRGRQEIARAIAEARDKGDLSENAEYDAAKEAQGLHEAKISKLEEVLGNARILDESSIDTSQVAVLSKVKIKNRKNNAVVTYTLVSEEEADLKLGKISVGSPIGKGLLGKKVGDVAQFQVPAGAMEFEVLEISR, from the coding sequence ATGGCTAAAATACAGTACTACACCGAAGAAGGTCTCAACAAGCTCAAGGCTGAATTGCAGGACTTAAAAACGCGGGGCCGTCAAGAAATAGCAAGAGCGATAGCCGAGGCACGCGACAAGGGTGATTTAAGCGAAAATGCCGAATATGATGCCGCTAAAGAAGCGCAGGGATTGCATGAAGCCAAAATTTCTAAATTGGAAGAAGTCTTAGGCAATGCCCGCATCCTCGACGAATCGTCCATCGACACATCGCAGGTAGCTGTGTTATCTAAGGTTAAAATAAAGAACCGCAAAAACAACGCCGTGGTCACGTATACATTGGTCTCTGAAGAAGAAGCTGATTTAAAATTGGGCAAGATCTCCGTGGGTTCTCCCATCGGCAAAGGTCTGCTCGGAAAAAAAGTAGGAGATGTTGCCCAATTTCAGGTTCCTGCGGGAGCCATGGAGTTTGAGGTATTGGAAATATCACGTTAG
- a CDS encoding cytochrome c oxidase subunit 3 has translation MGKASTVKENRFTKRREPFNFMLWLGMGGSVLIFTILLAVYVMRKSAGVYWTDVPLPTLFWISTFAITTSSFTLHLANLSLKADRYPEFRRYIAATLFLGVLFVILQFLGWRQLILMGISTVNNPSAGFIYLFSGLHIFHILIGIGVLGWAVYQSLKNSTYIDAFVFSVNPPNQLKIRLITIYWHFVDVLWLYLFAFLLYHHGL, from the coding sequence ATGGGGAAGGCTTCAACCGTTAAAGAAAATCGCTTTACGAAGCGGCGCGAGCCGTTTAATTTTATGCTGTGGCTGGGCATGGGTGGAAGTGTCCTGATTTTTACCATTCTGCTCGCGGTGTATGTCATGCGTAAATCAGCGGGCGTGTATTGGACAGATGTGCCGCTGCCTACGCTTTTCTGGATCAGTACGTTTGCCATTACGACCAGCAGTTTTACGCTGCACCTCGCCAATCTCAGTTTGAAGGCAGATCGTTATCCGGAGTTCAGACGCTATATCGCCGCTACGCTCTTTTTGGGAGTTTTGTTTGTGATCCTTCAGTTTTTGGGTTGGCGCCAGTTGATTCTCATGGGTATTTCTACCGTCAATAATCCTTCCGCAGGCTTCATTTATCTGTTTTCGGGACTGCATATTTTTCATATTCTGATCGGGATCGGGGTGTTGGGCTGGGCAGTGTATCAGTCACTCAAAAACAGTACGTATATTGATGCGTTTGTATTCAGTGTCAATCCTCCCAATCAGCTCAAGATCAGGCTGATTACCATTTACTGGCACTTCGTCGATGTGCTGTGGCTGTACCTGTTTGCCTTTTTACTGTATCATCACGGACTGTAA
- the fmt gene encoding methionyl-tRNA formyltransferase — protein MGTPEFAVSSLQKLVESGSNVVAVVTAPDKPAGRGLQLTPSPVKHYALSQGIPVLQPEKLKNPAFLEELRSYNADLQIVVAFRMLPEAVWNMPPKGTFNLHASLLPLYRGAAPINWAIINGETQTGVTTFFLQHEIDTGHIIFQETEPIYENDTVGTLYERLMQKGAALVVRTVLAVEADNYPQIPQPEVAVAKAAPKIFTETCEIQWNQPSENIRNFVRGLSPYPTARTILNGKICKVFKVSVAQNESSAGEIGRYVTDHKSYLHFRTADGWAAIEELQLEGKKRMGIEEFLRGAKL, from the coding sequence ATGGGTACGCCCGAATTTGCAGTGAGCAGTCTTCAAAAGCTGGTAGAAAGCGGCTCAAATGTAGTAGCTGTGGTAACTGCTCCCGATAAACCTGCCGGAAGAGGCCTGCAGTTGACCCCTTCTCCCGTAAAACACTATGCTTTGTCGCAGGGGATCCCCGTGCTGCAACCCGAAAAATTGAAAAATCCCGCTTTTTTGGAGGAGCTCCGGAGTTATAACGCTGATTTGCAAATAGTGGTTGCGTTCCGAATGTTGCCGGAAGCAGTGTGGAACATGCCGCCCAAAGGTACCTTCAATCTTCATGCGTCTCTTTTACCGCTGTATCGCGGTGCCGCACCCATCAATTGGGCCATCATCAATGGGGAAACCCAAACGGGCGTGACCACTTTTTTTCTCCAACACGAGATAGATACCGGCCATATTATTTTTCAGGAAACGGAGCCGATCTATGAGAATGATACCGTAGGTACCCTCTACGAGCGCCTTATGCAGAAAGGAGCGGCGTTGGTGGTACGGACGGTTCTGGCGGTGGAAGCGGACAACTATCCGCAGATTCCTCAACCGGAAGTGGCAGTGGCCAAAGCCGCCCCCAAAATATTTACAGAAACCTGTGAGATCCAATGGAATCAACCCTCTGAAAATATCCGCAATTTTGTGCGGGGATTATCACCGTACCCAACGGCCCGGACCATCCTGAACGGAAAAATCTGTAAAGTATTTAAGGTCTCAGTGGCCCAAAATGAATCCTCGGCAGGAGAGATCGGTCGGTATGTGACAGATCATAAATCCTATCTTCATTTCAGAACCGCCGATGGGTGGGCCGCGATCGAAGAGCTGCAGCTGGAAGGTAAAAAACGAATGGGAATTGAAGAATTTTTACGCGGTGCCAAATTATAA